A genomic segment from Blastococcus sp. PRF04-17 encodes:
- a CDS encoding DUF3662 domain-containing protein: MGVLQRFERRLEGMVGLAFARIFKGKVHPAEIAKALTREADEQRSVLGEGRVLAPNVYVVTLGRTDFEHLGQWSDQLAGELADMVTEHIDDEGYQIFDKVTVRLERDLDLPTGVFEVSSHVADPARPPSRDDLASAQIAAPPQVVPPATGQHPPLPPLPRCAAASPRTPASRARRSSGAPAPGRA, translated from the coding sequence GTGGGTGTGCTGCAGCGCTTCGAGCGGCGGCTCGAGGGCATGGTCGGCCTCGCCTTCGCCCGCATCTTCAAGGGCAAGGTGCACCCGGCCGAGATCGCGAAGGCGCTCACCCGCGAGGCCGACGAGCAGCGCTCGGTGCTGGGCGAGGGCCGGGTGCTGGCGCCCAACGTCTACGTCGTCACCCTCGGCCGCACCGACTTCGAGCACCTGGGGCAGTGGTCGGACCAGCTCGCCGGCGAGCTCGCGGACATGGTCACCGAGCACATCGACGACGAGGGCTACCAGATCTTCGACAAGGTGACGGTTCGTCTGGAGCGTGACCTCGACCTGCCCACCGGCGTCTTCGAGGTCAGCTCGCACGTCGCCGACCCCGCCCGTCCGCCCTCGCGCGACGACCTTGCCTCCGCCCAGATCGCGGCTCCCCCGCAGGTCGTCCCGCCGGCGACCGGCCAGCACCCCCCGCTGCCTCCACTCCCCCGCTGCGCGGCCGCGTCGCCACGGACACCGGCAAGCAGGGCCCGTCGATCGTCGGGCGCGCCGGCTCCCGGCCGGGCATGA
- a CDS encoding serine/threonine-protein kinase, whose translation MALSIGSLLADRYEITAPIATGGMGEVWQARDRVLDRVVAAKVLKSEYTGDPSFLARFRNEARHTAALSHQNIASVYDYGETTDDTGTQQLAFLVMEYVEGQPLVTILHDEGALPVDWTLHVLSQSADGLSAAHKAGVVHRDIKPGNLIVRPDGVVKLTDFGIAQARDAAPLTRTGMVVGTAQYLSPEQAQGMEVTAASDVYSLGVVAFECLSGARPFDGASQVAIALAHINRPPPPLPAHVPPAVRLLVERALAKDPGDRFPDGGAFAEAIRRVASGGTLAPAPVAGPVTTPTGAVAAAALANSATQVLSVTGPTAVVPPATGPATGPAGPMPPLQAPPEDDDRWPDPDDESQPDRRRRWAWVAAALLLVLLLGGGAMWLLGQGDRGPGDSTATNPTVSSNVSGIVVDPAAYIGEPAGDVEAELTGLGLTVVRQPADEGQLAGAGMALDAGDVADLAPTGSVPPDSTITLYVAEAAYVPGGTEPTDEQPTQTTAATTTTPPPSSTSPSTSSTSSTSTTTTTTTATTTTLPAEPPCSPPADCDGDGLPDEAPADGDAGAADPGGAG comes from the coding sequence ATGGCGCTGTCCATCGGCAGCCTGCTCGCCGACCGCTACGAGATCACCGCCCCCATCGCGACCGGCGGCATGGGTGAGGTGTGGCAGGCGCGCGACCGGGTGCTGGACCGGGTGGTCGCGGCGAAGGTGCTCAAGAGCGAGTACACCGGCGACCCGAGCTTCCTCGCCCGCTTCCGCAACGAGGCCCGCCACACCGCGGCGCTGTCCCACCAGAACATCGCCTCGGTCTACGACTACGGCGAGACCACCGACGACACGGGCACCCAGCAGCTGGCCTTCCTGGTCATGGAGTACGTCGAGGGCCAGCCGCTGGTCACGATCCTGCACGACGAGGGCGCCCTGCCGGTCGACTGGACGCTGCACGTGCTCAGCCAGTCCGCCGACGGGCTGTCCGCGGCGCACAAGGCGGGGGTGGTGCACCGCGACATCAAGCCGGGCAACCTCATCGTCCGTCCCGACGGCGTGGTGAAGCTGACCGACTTCGGTATCGCCCAGGCCCGCGACGCCGCACCGCTCACGCGTACCGGCATGGTCGTCGGGACGGCGCAGTACCTCTCGCCGGAGCAGGCGCAGGGCATGGAGGTCACCGCGGCCTCCGACGTCTACTCCCTCGGCGTCGTCGCCTTCGAGTGCCTCTCCGGCGCGCGCCCCTTCGACGGCGCCTCGCAGGTGGCGATCGCCCTGGCCCACATCAACCGGCCGCCGCCGCCGCTGCCCGCGCACGTGCCGCCGGCGGTACGGCTGCTGGTGGAGCGGGCGCTGGCCAAGGACCCCGGCGACCGCTTCCCGGACGGCGGAGCGTTCGCCGAGGCGATCCGGCGGGTGGCGTCCGGGGGGACCCTCGCCCCGGCGCCGGTCGCCGGCCCGGTCACCACACCCACCGGTGCCGTCGCGGCCGCCGCCCTGGCCAACTCGGCCACCCAGGTCCTCTCCGTCACCGGCCCCACCGCCGTCGTCCCCCCGGCCACCGGTCCGGCCACCGGGCCGGCCGGTCCCATGCCACCCCTCCAGGCGCCCCCCGAGGACGACGACCGGTGGCCCGACCCCGACGACGAGTCGCAGCCGGATCGCCGGCGACGGTGGGCTTGGGTGGCCGCCGCGCTGCTGCTCGTGCTCCTGCTGGGCGGTGGCGCGATGTGGCTGCTCGGCCAGGGCGACCGGGGCCCCGGCGACAGCACGGCCACGAATCCGACCGTGAGCTCGAACGTGAGCGGCATCGTGGTCGATCCGGCGGCCTACATCGGCGAGCCGGCCGGCGACGTCGAGGCGGAACTGACCGGCCTGGGCCTGACGGTCGTGCGGCAGCCGGCCGACGAGGGCCAGCTGGCCGGCGCGGGCATGGCGCTCGACGCGGGCGACGTCGCCGACCTCGCGCCGACCGGCTCGGTCCCGCCGGACTCCACGATCACGCTCTACGTCGCCGAGGCGGCCTACGTCCCGGGCGGGACCGAGCCCACCGACGAGCAGCCGACCCAGACCACCGCGGCGACGACGACCACGCCCCCGCCCTCCTCGACCAGCCCGTCGACCTCCTCGACCAGCAGCACCTCCACCACCACGACGACCACCACGGCGACCACCACGACCCTGCCGGCGGAGCCGCCCTGCAGCCCACCGGCCGATTGCGACGGCGACGGCCTGCCGGACGAGGCGCCAGCGGACGGCGACGCTGGTGCGGCTGATCCGGGTGGGGCCGGGTGA
- a CDS encoding acyl-CoA dehydrogenase family protein: MPVDRELPTPEAHDLLALTRDLADAELAPKAAEYEREERFPREVFRVLGDAGLLGLPFGEDVGGGGQPYEVYLQVVEELAARWASVALGVSVHTLACFPIDRFGTEEQRRDLLPDMVGGQLLGAYCLSEAHAGSDPAAMRAAAKTSDGGWLANGEKAWVTHGGHADFYSTFLRTPDDGERGISCFHLSPDLPGLAAARPEEKMGLTGSTTAAIRLDDVPVPADRLVGERGRGLSIALGALDSGRLGVSAVAVGLAQSALDVAVRYATEREAFGRRIVDHQGVAFLLADMAAAVESARATYLVAARRKDAGKEYSRQASIAKLVATDAAMKVTTDAVQVLGGAGYTREFPVERYMREAKVMQIFEGTNQIQRMVIGKSLAREAAPAAG; this comes from the coding sequence GTGCCGGTCGACCGCGAACTGCCCACGCCCGAGGCGCACGACCTCCTGGCGCTGACCCGCGACCTGGCCGACGCCGAGCTCGCGCCGAAGGCGGCCGAGTACGAGCGCGAGGAGCGCTTCCCTCGCGAGGTGTTCCGGGTCCTCGGGGACGCCGGCCTGCTCGGCCTGCCCTTCGGTGAGGACGTGGGCGGCGGCGGCCAGCCATACGAGGTCTACCTCCAGGTCGTCGAGGAGCTCGCGGCCCGCTGGGCGAGCGTCGCGCTCGGGGTCAGCGTGCACACCCTCGCCTGCTTCCCCATCGACCGGTTCGGCACCGAGGAGCAGCGGCGCGACCTGCTGCCCGACATGGTCGGCGGGCAACTGCTGGGCGCCTACTGCCTCTCGGAGGCGCACGCCGGCTCCGATCCGGCCGCCATGCGGGCGGCGGCCAAGACCTCCGACGGAGGCTGGTTGGCCAACGGCGAGAAGGCCTGGGTGACCCACGGCGGGCACGCCGACTTCTACTCGACCTTCCTGCGCACCCCGGACGACGGCGAGCGCGGGATCTCCTGCTTCCACCTGTCCCCGGACCTGCCGGGGCTGGCCGCCGCCCGGCCGGAGGAGAAGATGGGCCTCACCGGGTCGACGACCGCCGCGATCCGGCTGGACGACGTCCCGGTGCCCGCCGACCGGCTCGTGGGCGAGCGCGGCCGGGGACTCTCGATCGCCCTCGGCGCGCTCGACTCCGGGCGGCTCGGGGTCAGTGCGGTCGCCGTGGGCCTGGCCCAGTCGGCGCTCGACGTCGCCGTCCGGTACGCCACCGAGCGCGAGGCGTTCGGCCGGCGCATCGTCGACCACCAGGGCGTGGCCTTCCTGCTCGCCGACATGGCCGCCGCGGTGGAGTCCGCCCGCGCGACCTACCTGGTCGCCGCCCGCCGCAAGGACGCCGGCAAGGAATACTCGCGGCAGGCCAGCATCGCCAAGCTGGTGGCGACCGACGCGGCGATGAAGGTCACGACCGACGCCGTCCAGGTGCTCGGCGGCGCCGGATACACCCGGGAGTTCCCCGTCGAGCGCTACATGCGCGAGGCCAAGGTCATGCAGATCTTCGAGGGCACCAATCAGATCCAGCGGATGGTCATCGGCAAGTCGCTGGCCCGTGAGGCGGCACCCGCCGCGGGCTGA
- a CDS encoding FHA domain-containing protein FhaB/FipA: MTPEIVLQIFRFGFLLLLWLFIFAAFRVVRADLFGGRAGRVASVPPRAAPAGKKRGGRGPKTLVVTAGPLTGTKITLGDQPILIGRADDSTLVLTDDFASSRHARLTNRGGQWYVEDLGSTNGTYLDQQRVQGPLLVNPGQPIRIGQTALELRT, encoded by the coding sequence GTGACCCCCGAGATCGTCCTGCAGATCTTCCGCTTCGGCTTCCTGCTGCTCCTGTGGCTGTTCATCTTCGCGGCGTTCCGGGTGGTGCGGGCGGACCTGTTCGGCGGTCGGGCCGGCCGGGTGGCCTCGGTGCCGCCGCGAGCCGCCCCGGCGGGCAAGAAGCGCGGCGGTCGCGGCCCGAAGACACTGGTGGTCACCGCCGGCCCGCTGACCGGCACGAAGATCACCCTCGGCGACCAGCCGATCCTGATCGGCCGGGCCGACGACTCCACCCTGGTGCTCACCGACGACTTCGCGAGCTCGCGGCACGCGCGCCTGACCAACCGAGGGGGCCAGTGGTACGTCGAGGATCTCGGGTCCACCAACGGCACCTACCTCGACCAGCAGCGCGTGCAGGGCCCTCTCCTGGTCAACCCGGGCCAGCCGATCCGCATCGGGCAGACTGCTCTGGAGCTGCGCACGTGA
- a CDS encoding FHA domain-containing protein encodes MTHVLVVDGPGTRHELSTGRNVIGRGTEADIRLPDTGVSRKHVDVILDNGTATVVDLGSTNGTLVNGRRVSRQALVDGDVIRIGHSVLVYRQDGA; translated from the coding sequence ATGACGCACGTCCTGGTGGTCGACGGCCCGGGCACCCGCCACGAGCTGTCCACCGGTCGCAACGTCATCGGCCGCGGCACCGAGGCCGACATCCGGCTGCCCGACACCGGCGTCAGCCGCAAGCACGTCGACGTCATCCTCGACAACGGGACGGCGACGGTGGTCGACCTCGGCTCGACCAACGGCACCCTGGTCAACGGCCGCCGGGTCAGCCGGCAGGCGCTGGTCGACGGCGACGTCATCCGCATCGGCCACTCCGTGCTGGTCTACCGGCAGGACGGCGCGTGA
- a CDS encoding pyridoxamine 5'-phosphate oxidase family protein — protein sequence MATFTEVEADEPEFAARVRAAFDAREHKILATLRPDGAPRASGITMQFVAGEPWLAGMPRSVKFADLRRDGRFALHSSSADSDAFIADAKLSGLAVEVTDPAERAAFATAAGVPSGSGGFELFRVELDQVVLVHLDEGRTALVIDSWRPGRGLTSARRT from the coding sequence ATGGCCACCTTCACCGAGGTCGAGGCAGACGAGCCGGAGTTCGCCGCGCGGGTGCGGGCGGCCTTCGACGCCCGGGAGCACAAGATCCTCGCCACGCTGCGCCCCGACGGAGCACCCCGGGCCAGCGGCATCACGATGCAGTTCGTCGCGGGCGAGCCGTGGCTGGCCGGCATGCCCCGGTCGGTCAAGTTCGCCGACCTGCGCCGGGACGGCCGGTTCGCGCTGCACAGCAGCAGCGCCGACTCCGACGCGTTCATCGCCGACGCGAAGCTGTCCGGCCTCGCCGTCGAGGTGACCGACCCGGCCGAGCGGGCCGCGTTCGCCACGGCCGCGGGGGTGCCGAGCGGGTCGGGCGGGTTCGAGCTGTTCCGCGTGGAGCTGGACCAGGTCGTGCTCGTCCACCTCGACGAGGGGAGGACCGCGCTCGTCATCGACTCCTGGCGGCCGGGCCGTGGCCTCACGAGCGCGCGGCGGACCTAG
- a CDS encoding peptidoglycan D,D-transpeptidase FtsI family protein: protein MFTGRDPAGGDVVLTLHPGTQAAAMARLEGLVGGVVALDPSTGAVLALASTPTYDPAQLSSHDPQAIRDYAAQLDAADPDPRRNQAITEIYPPGSVFKVIVSAAALQEGYTPETVIPAPDVFTLPNSSRALNNFNNSSCSPTGQQPLIDSLTISCNTAFAMLGIELGEDKIRETAAAFGIDDEPIEIPLRVSGSTVGEIEDDAALGQTSIGQRDVRLTTLHAAMIASAVANDGSLMTPYLVDQVRAPDLSVIDQTDPDELSRAVTPEIANQLTEMMLSVVQNGSGRAARIDGVEVAGKTGTAQTPDQPDHNWFIGFAPADDPQIAVAVFVRNGGGTGGDVSAPIAREVMEAYLGGRSD, encoded by the coding sequence ATGTTCACCGGCCGGGATCCCGCCGGCGGCGACGTCGTCCTGACGCTGCACCCGGGGACCCAGGCCGCGGCGATGGCCCGTCTCGAGGGCCTGGTCGGCGGCGTGGTCGCCCTCGACCCCTCGACGGGCGCGGTGCTGGCCCTGGCCAGCACCCCCACGTACGACCCGGCGCAGCTCTCCAGCCACGACCCCCAGGCGATCCGCGACTACGCCGCGCAGCTCGACGCGGCCGACCCCGACCCGCGACGCAACCAGGCGATCACCGAGATCTACCCGCCGGGATCGGTGTTCAAGGTCATCGTCTCGGCGGCCGCCCTGCAGGAGGGCTACACGCCGGAGACGGTGATCCCGGCCCCGGACGTCTTCACGCTCCCGAACAGCAGCCGCGCGCTGAACAACTTCAACAACTCCAGCTGCAGCCCCACCGGGCAGCAGCCGCTGATCGACTCGCTGACCATCTCCTGCAACACCGCGTTCGCGATGCTGGGCATCGAGCTCGGCGAGGACAAGATCCGGGAGACCGCCGCCGCGTTCGGCATCGACGACGAGCCGATCGAGATCCCCCTCCGGGTGTCCGGCAGCACCGTGGGGGAGATCGAGGACGACGCCGCGCTCGGGCAGACGTCGATCGGTCAGCGCGACGTGCGCCTGACGACGCTGCACGCCGCGATGATCGCCTCCGCGGTGGCGAACGACGGCAGCCTGATGACGCCCTACCTGGTCGACCAGGTGCGTGCACCCGACCTCTCGGTCATCGACCAGACCGACCCCGACGAGCTGAGCCGGGCGGTGACCCCGGAGATCGCGAACCAGCTCACCGAGATGATGCTCAGCGTCGTCCAGAACGGCTCGGGCCGGGCCGCGCGGATCGACGGCGTCGAGGTGGCCGGCAAGACCGGCACCGCGCAGACCCCCGACCAGCCCGACCACAACTGGTTCATCGGATTCGCCCCGGCCGACGACCCGCAGATCGCCGTCGCCGTCTTCGTGCGCAACGGCGGCGGTACCGGCGGCGACGTCTCCGCCCCGATCGCCCGCGAGGTGATGGAGGCCTACCTGGGCGGGCGGAGCGACTGA
- a CDS encoding PP2C family protein-serine/threonine phosphatase, whose product MSLVLRYAARSDRGLIRGNNQDSVYAGPRLLAVADGMGGHAAGDVASKVVIAALEHLDDDAPSGDMLQALRQAVFEGSEHLREVIRESPQLEGMGTTLTAILFAGGRLALCHVGDSRAYLMRDGQLSQITHDDTFVQTLIDDGRITAEEANSHPQRSLLLRALNGQEVEPDLSMREARAGDRYLLCSDGLSGVVSEETLADALKDPDPESTADRLIELALRSGGPDNVTVIVADVIEDTGGRGRVDPVVDGAAGDSVGQREVDARSAAGRAALADPPAAPPPTPTPSTGGGPSARRRPMRLLLVAVIALLVLVAGAVGSYFWALQHWFVGVDGSGETEHVAVFRGLNVSIVGFEFFEVDEDTGLPVADLEPQARNRVRGGITADDSADADRIIAALREQRLPECPTEDDAATTSAPSSPTAGTTGSGPAPGGAATEPSAPAAATTTAPTTSARTSESPEPGTDCRSAD is encoded by the coding sequence ATGAGCCTCGTGCTGCGCTACGCCGCACGCTCGGACCGCGGGCTGATCCGCGGCAACAACCAGGACTCCGTCTACGCTGGTCCCCGTCTGCTCGCCGTCGCCGACGGCATGGGCGGCCACGCCGCCGGCGACGTCGCGAGCAAGGTGGTCATCGCCGCCCTCGAGCACCTGGACGACGACGCGCCGTCCGGGGACATGCTGCAGGCCCTGCGCCAGGCGGTCTTCGAGGGCAGCGAGCACCTGCGCGAGGTCATCCGCGAGTCCCCGCAGCTCGAAGGCATGGGGACGACGCTCACGGCGATCCTGTTCGCCGGCGGCCGGCTCGCCCTCTGCCACGTCGGCGACTCCCGCGCCTACCTGATGCGCGACGGGCAGCTGTCCCAGATCACCCACGACGACACGTTCGTCCAGACGCTGATCGACGACGGGCGGATCACGGCCGAGGAGGCCAACAGCCACCCGCAGCGCTCCCTGCTCCTGCGCGCCCTCAACGGCCAGGAGGTCGAGCCGGACCTGTCGATGCGCGAGGCGCGCGCCGGCGACCGCTACCTGCTCTGCTCCGACGGTCTCTCCGGCGTGGTCAGCGAGGAGACCCTCGCGGACGCGCTGAAGGACCCGGACCCCGAGTCGACCGCGGACCGGCTGATCGAGCTGGCGCTGCGCAGCGGCGGCCCCGACAACGTGACGGTCATCGTCGCCGACGTCATCGAGGACACCGGCGGCCGCGGCCGGGTGGACCCGGTCGTCGACGGGGCCGCCGGCGACAGCGTCGGGCAGCGGGAGGTCGACGCCCGGTCCGCCGCCGGCCGGGCCGCGCTGGCCGACCCACCGGCGGCTCCGCCGCCGACACCCACACCGTCGACGGGCGGCGGCCCCTCCGCCCGCCGCCGCCCGATGCGACTCCTCCTGGTGGCGGTGATCGCTCTCCTCGTCCTGGTCGCGGGCGCGGTCGGTTCGTACTTCTGGGCGCTCCAGCACTGGTTCGTGGGCGTCGACGGCAGCGGCGAGACCGAGCACGTCGCGGTCTTCCGCGGCCTGAACGTCTCGATCGTCGGGTTCGAGTTCTTCGAGGTCGACGAGGACACCGGCCTGCCGGTCGCCGACCTGGAGCCCCAGGCCCGCAACCGGGTCCGCGGCGGCATCACGGCGGACGACTCCGCGGACGCCGACCGCATCATCGCGGCCCTGCGCGAGCAGCGGCTGCCGGAATGCCCCACCGAGGACGACGCCGCGACGACGTCGGCACCGTCGAGCCCCACGGCCGGCACCACCGGCTCGGGACCCGCACCCGGTGGAGCGGCGACCGAGCCCTCGGCGCCCGCGGCCGCCACGACCACCGCTCCCACCACCTCGGCCCGGACGTCGGAGTCGCCCGAGCCGGGGACGGACTGCCGGAGCGCCGACTAG
- a CDS encoding DUF1707 SHOCT-like domain-containing protein, with amino-acid sequence MPEPHLRAADADRAAVAEALGAHMSAGRLTLEEYDERLARAYSAKTYGELAELTADLPNAPRHRPPTRTEQSAPALPASASAQQGPWGWDDRHSWRAWASTAVIVLVIWAATSLANWELLYFWPVWVIGPWGAVLLARTITSAREGGDGHRRLSS; translated from the coding sequence ATGCCCGAGCCGCACCTGCGCGCCGCCGATGCCGACCGGGCGGCGGTGGCCGAGGCGCTCGGCGCGCACATGTCCGCCGGGCGGCTGACCCTCGAGGAGTACGACGAGCGCCTGGCCCGGGCGTACTCCGCCAAGACCTACGGCGAGCTCGCCGAGCTGACCGCCGACCTGCCGAATGCCCCCCGCCACCGCCCGCCGACACGCACCGAGCAGTCCGCACCCGCCCTGCCGGCGTCCGCGTCCGCGCAGCAGGGTCCGTGGGGGTGGGACGACCGGCACTCCTGGCGGGCGTGGGCGAGCACCGCCGTGATCGTGCTGGTCATCTGGGCCGCGACGTCGCTGGCCAACTGGGAGCTGCTGTACTTCTGGCCCGTGTGGGTCATCGGCCCGTGGGGTGCTGTCCTGCTGGCGCGGACGATCACCAGCGCCCGTGAGGGCGGCGACGGGCACCGCCGGCTGAGCAGCTGA
- a CDS encoding FtsW/RodA/SpoVE family cell cycle protein, producing MTSPATDPRAAAAGSAPPKRRGTEAALLAFAVLITVVAQCIVDLTITGSLRPEMAGFSAWITALWIVAHLVVRRWAPYADPLLLPSVALLVGLGLTLIHRLDLAAEQVESTITREDAPVQLIWATLGVALFVALLVVVRDHRTLSRYAYTLALAGLALLAIPAVLPASMSEVNGAKIWIRVAGFSIQPGEFAKICLIVFFAAYLVDKRDVLALASRRVAGLELPRGRDLGPVLVAWLLSILVLVFERDLGSSLLLFGIFVVMLYIATERSSWLLIGVGLFAGGALIAYQIFGHVQARVDTWLDPFAYRDGAGYQLVQSLFGLGTGGIFGAGLGGGRPDQVPVAKSDFIASAVGEELGLFGLVAVIVIYLILVERGLRTSLIVRDAFGKLLAAGLAFSVAWQVFVVLGGVTGLLPLTGLTTPFLAYGGSSLVANFVLVALLVRISDAARRPATPHAAPPRLGDAPTEVVQP from the coding sequence ATGACCTCCCCCGCCACCGACCCCCGGGCCGCCGCGGCCGGGAGCGCCCCGCCGAAGCGGCGCGGCACGGAGGCGGCCCTGCTCGCGTTCGCCGTGCTGATCACCGTCGTCGCCCAGTGCATCGTCGACCTGACCATCACCGGGTCCCTGCGCCCGGAGATGGCCGGGTTCAGCGCGTGGATCACCGCCCTGTGGATCGTCGCGCACCTCGTCGTCCGCAGGTGGGCGCCCTACGCCGACCCGCTGCTGCTGCCCTCGGTCGCCCTGCTCGTGGGGCTCGGGCTCACGCTCATCCACCGCCTCGACCTCGCCGCCGAGCAGGTCGAGAGCACGATCACCCGCGAGGACGCCCCCGTCCAGCTGATCTGGGCCACCCTCGGGGTCGCGCTGTTCGTGGCGCTGCTCGTCGTCGTCCGCGACCACCGGACGCTGTCCCGCTACGCCTACACCCTCGCGCTGGCCGGGCTGGCGCTGCTGGCGATCCCCGCCGTCCTGCCGGCCTCCATGTCGGAGGTGAACGGAGCCAAGATCTGGATCCGCGTCGCCGGCTTCTCCATCCAGCCCGGTGAGTTCGCCAAGATCTGCCTGATCGTCTTCTTCGCCGCCTACCTGGTCGACAAGCGCGACGTCCTGGCACTGGCCAGCCGCCGCGTCGCGGGGCTGGAGCTGCCCCGCGGCCGGGACCTGGGGCCGGTCCTCGTCGCCTGGCTGCTGTCGATCCTCGTGCTGGTCTTCGAGCGCGACCTGGGCAGTTCGCTGCTGCTCTTCGGCATCTTCGTGGTGATGCTCTACATCGCCACCGAGAGATCCAGCTGGTTGCTCATCGGCGTCGGACTGTTCGCCGGCGGTGCGCTGATCGCCTACCAGATCTTCGGCCACGTCCAGGCCCGCGTGGACACCTGGCTCGACCCCTTCGCCTACCGCGACGGTGCGGGCTACCAGCTGGTCCAGTCGCTGTTCGGGCTGGGCACCGGCGGCATCTTCGGCGCCGGCCTCGGCGGCGGCCGGCCGGACCAGGTGCCCGTCGCCAAGAGCGACTTCATCGCCTCGGCGGTCGGCGAGGAGCTCGGCCTGTTCGGGCTCGTCGCGGTGATCGTGATCTACCTGATCCTGGTCGAGCGCGGGCTGCGCACCTCGCTGATCGTCCGCGACGCCTTCGGCAAGCTGCTGGCCGCCGGTCTGGCGTTCTCCGTGGCCTGGCAGGTCTTCGTCGTCCTCGGCGGGGTGACCGGCCTGCTGCCGCTCACCGGCCTGACGACGCCGTTCCTGGCCTACGGCGGGTCGTCGCTGGTCGCCAATTTCGTCCTGGTCGCGCTGCTCGTGCGGATCAGCGACGCCGCCCGCCGGCCGGCCACCCCGCACGCCGCACCCCCGCGCCTCGGCGACGCGCCCACCGAGGTGGTGCAGCCGTGA